A stretch of DNA from Roseovarius sp. M141:
GGATTTCCTGCTGGACGGCACCATCGGCGCGGGCATGGCCTTTCGCAAGGATGAAACCGACCTGCGCGACCGCGTGAACGTGGCGCTGGCCACGATCATCGAAAACGGCACCTATGACGATATCCGCGCGCAGTATTTCGAGTTCGACATCCGCAGCAAGCCGGTCGCGGTCAGCGAACTGTTCGGCGAATAGGATAAGCGAAACAGGCCGGGCCGTACGCAAGGCGGCCCGGCCAACCCTTTGATATGCGAGACGGCGCCACATGGAATTCCTGACATTGCTATCTTACGGGGATTCCGGCTGGGGCGATGAACTGTTGCTCGGGCTTGGTGTTACGCTTGCGCTTGCGCTGGCGACGTTTCCCATCGCGGTCGTGCTGTCCTTTGCGGTGTGTTGGGCCAAGGTGTCGCCGTACCGGCCTGTCCGTATCGCGGCGCAGATCCATACCACGGTGTTCAAGACGCTGCCCGAGATCCTGACGCTGCTGATCCTTTATTACCAATCGCAGGCGCTGATAAACTGGGCCACCGATTGGATCGCGCCGGGCGCGCGCCTGTCGGTGTCGCCCTTTTTGGCTGGCCTGATCGCGCTGAGCCTTGTCATCAGCGCCTATGGCAGCGAGGTGGTGCGCGCCGCGCTGAACGCCATCGGCAAAGGCCAGACCGAGGCGGCGCAATCGCTGGGCCTATCGCCCTGCCAGACGTTCCGCCTGGTCATCCTGCCGCAGATGTGGCGCCATGCGATCCCCGGTTTTGGCAACCTTTGGGTGATTTTGCTAAAGGACACGTCGCTGGTGTCGATCATCGCGCTCAGCGATCTGGTGCATATCGCGACACTGGCCATCAACACCACGCGCGAGCCGTTCTTTTTCTATCTTGTCATCGGCGCGATCTACATCGCACTCGTCGCCGTATCTGCATGGCTGCAAAAGGGACTGGAGCGCCGTGCCTCGAAGGGTTTCGCCCGGGTGGAGACCGGCGATGCTTGACCTGTGGCTGAATTTCCGGGGCCTGTGGCTGGACGGGTTGATCACCACGGCGTCGCTGACGGTGCTCGCCGTTTTCTTTGGCTTCTTTCTGGCGCTGCCGATTGGCGTGGCGCGGGCGAAATCCACCGGAGTTCTGGGCTGGCTGGCGCTGGGATATGTCAACCTTTTCCGCGGAATGCCGCTGCTGGTGCAGCTGTTTCTGGTCTATTACGGCCTCGGCCAGTTCAACAGCGAACTGCGCGCCATCGGCCTGTGGTGGATGTTCCGGGATGCGTGGTATTGCGGGCTGCTGGCCCTGGTGTTGAACACGGCGGCCTATCAGGCCGAGATTATTCGCGGCAGCCTTCAGACCATCCCCGCCTCGGTGCATGAAACCAACGCCGCGCTGAACCTGACGCGCTGGACCGCGTTCCGCCGGGTGCTGCTGCCCATCGCCTTTGCCAAGGCGCTGCCGGCCATCGGCAACGAATTCATCCTGCTGCTCAAGGCAACGTCGCTGGTGGCGATCATCACGGTGTTCGATCTGATGGGGCAGGCGCGGTTCATCTTTTCGGAAACGCTGGATCTGCGGGTCTACTACGTCGCCGCCGCGCATTATCTGGTGTTGGTTCTGGCCATCGAATGGGCACTGCGCCGGGTCGAGGGGCGATTTACATGGATGGCATAGATGATGGCCCAGCTGTTCTGTTCGAGCGGGTGAACAAGCATTTCGGCGCCTACCACGCGCTGCGCGATATTGACCTGAGTGTGGCGCATGGCGAAAAGATCGTCGTCTGCGGCCCGTCCGGGTCGGGCAAATCGACGCTGATCCGCTGCATCAACCAC
This window harbors:
- a CDS encoding ABC transporter permease; this translates as MEFLTLLSYGDSGWGDELLLGLGVTLALALATFPIAVVLSFAVCWAKVSPYRPVRIAAQIHTTVFKTLPEILTLLILYYQSQALINWATDWIAPGARLSVSPFLAGLIALSLVISAYGSEVVRAALNAIGKGQTEAAQSLGLSPCQTFRLVILPQMWRHAIPGFGNLWVILLKDTSLVSIIALSDLVHIATLAINTTREPFFFYLVIGAIYIALVAVSAWLQKGLERRASKGFARVETGDA
- a CDS encoding ABC transporter permease, with amino-acid sequence MLDLWLNFRGLWLDGLITTASLTVLAVFFGFFLALPIGVARAKSTGVLGWLALGYVNLFRGMPLLVQLFLVYYGLGQFNSELRAIGLWWMFRDAWYCGLLALVLNTAAYQAEIIRGSLQTIPASVHETNAALNLTRWTAFRRVLLPIAFAKALPAIGNEFILLLKATSLVAIITVFDLMGQARFIFSETLDLRVYYVAAAHYLVLVLAIEWALRRVEGRFTWMA